One region of Bradyrhizobium betae genomic DNA includes:
- a CDS encoding phytanoyl-CoA dioxygenase family protein, with translation MNGLPRTKVELLKPEQATALERDGYLLLRGAVPAAWRDALRAAFDAGVGTGDQWAAPRGPGWRHALVDLDPLVQQTCRLPPLLAAAAQMLGEPFFLSQVEGREPLKDGGHQRLHRDGAGMKSVSALVFLDAYGPDNGATRVVPRHLDPGYLNQEHPDQTEPDETLSLITAGEAGDILVFDADLPHGATCNRSGARRRSLLLSFMLPGNRATMEASRAIRNVRMDTSEVFVP, from the coding sequence ATGAATGGCCTGCCGCGCACGAAGGTCGAGCTGCTGAAGCCGGAGCAGGCTACGGCTCTCGAGCGCGACGGCTATCTCCTGCTCCGAGGCGCCGTGCCTGCGGCGTGGCGCGATGCGTTGCGCGCCGCCTTCGATGCGGGCGTAGGGACCGGCGACCAATGGGCCGCGCCCCGCGGTCCGGGCTGGCGACACGCCCTCGTCGATCTCGATCCTTTGGTGCAGCAAACTTGCCGCCTGCCGCCGCTGCTCGCGGCGGCGGCGCAGATGCTGGGTGAGCCATTCTTTCTGTCGCAGGTCGAGGGTCGCGAGCCGCTCAAGGACGGCGGCCACCAGCGCTTGCATCGCGATGGCGCCGGTATGAAATCCGTCTCCGCCCTGGTTTTCCTCGATGCTTACGGGCCCGACAACGGCGCGACGCGAGTCGTTCCGCGCCATCTCGACCCAGGATATCTCAATCAGGAACATCCTGATCAAACCGAGCCGGACGAGACCTTGTCCCTGATCACGGCGGGGGAGGCCGGCGACATCCTGGTGTTCGACGCCGATCTGCCGCATGGCGCGACCTGCAACCGCTCCGGCGCGCGGCGGCGTTCGCTGCTGCTGAGCTTCATGCTGCCAGGCAATCGTGCCACCATGGAGGCCTCTCGCGCCATCCGCAACGTGCGCATGGACACCAGCGAGGTGTTCGTCCCCTAG
- a CDS encoding DUF3606 domain-containing protein: MDNLTKREQPDRSKINMHEAFEVKYWTHALGVSKEDLQKAVDKVGNSAATVRKELGV; the protein is encoded by the coding sequence ATGGACAATCTGACGAAGCGCGAGCAGCCCGACCGCAGCAAGATCAACATGCACGAGGCCTTCGAGGTCAAGTACTGGACCCATGCGCTCGGGGTGTCGAAGGAGGACTTGCAGAAGGCCGTCGACAAGGTCGGCAACTCGGCCGCGACCGTCCGCAAGGAGCTGGGCGTGTAA
- a CDS encoding DUF4261 domain-containing protein — protein sequence MLLVVEALRARHPELAAELEGGLETTDLRQTSASAPLIRCGGELVAVMSMPAPIPQDPGLWSRAAATWLEGKAVAARHRGHLIVTVPGQHLEPLPAARLTTAVIGALIAAMPESCAVVWDTKVARPAKLWMEMSRQSFAPFPNYPFTLWVDILPFRSEAGIGAVTMGLSAFAGREIEFETGKLTLRGMIDKVAGLAVYLVEHGAVVKDGDTFGGDEHERITARYRTSERFAGLSVLFCTADSAS from the coding sequence ATGTTGCTGGTCGTCGAAGCGCTTCGCGCGAGGCATCCTGAACTGGCGGCAGAGTTGGAAGGGGGCCTTGAGACGACGGACCTTCGCCAGACTTCTGCGAGTGCGCCACTCATCCGCTGTGGCGGCGAGTTGGTTGCCGTGATGTCGATGCCAGCGCCCATTCCGCAGGATCCCGGCCTATGGTCTCGCGCGGCCGCCACGTGGCTGGAAGGCAAGGCGGTGGCTGCGCGGCACAGGGGGCATCTGATCGTGACGGTGCCTGGACAGCACCTGGAGCCGTTGCCGGCCGCTCGTCTGACGACCGCCGTCATCGGAGCGTTGATTGCCGCCATGCCGGAATCTTGTGCGGTCGTATGGGATACCAAGGTCGCGCGCCCCGCCAAGCTGTGGATGGAGATGTCGAGACAGTCGTTTGCCCCTTTCCCCAACTATCCCTTCACTCTCTGGGTCGACATTCTGCCGTTCCGTTCGGAGGCCGGCATCGGAGCAGTGACGATGGGGCTGTCGGCATTTGCCGGGCGCGAGATTGAATTCGAGACCGGCAAACTTACGCTTCGGGGGATGATCGACAAGGTGGCTGGCCTGGCCGTCTATCTGGTCGAGCACGGGGCTGTCGTCAAAGACGGAGACACCTTCGGCGGAGACGAGCACGAGCGCATCACGGCGCGCTATCGAACGTCCGAGCGATTTGCGGGCTTGTCCGTACTGTTCTGCACCGCGGATTCGGCATCTTGA
- a CDS encoding imm11 family protein has product MSDDRSRPIEKRPREIKRKFYVIDFNYRGGPPAMVLENRHVLAPDTGVLDPFPRRGFPNYPEPPRFVFGGTRDRAPRDLEMYHHYWLVSDRTKAVFESVDLAGFAFVACDIRLAKGQYEGPGYWLCDVVRVLDAVDESQSRLLVGIRDDPNYRDFDKKYYSVVIKGGARLVFRDEVIASAHVFRMAYMEATVICDDVLKNACKEAGLAGIGFRDVLKLPI; this is encoded by the coding sequence ATGAGCGACGACAGGTCAAGGCCGATTGAGAAGCGACCCAGGGAGATCAAGCGCAAATTCTACGTTATAGACTTCAACTATCGTGGCGGGCCGCCGGCGATGGTGTTGGAAAATCGTCATGTGCTTGCCCCGGATACCGGAGTGCTCGACCCGTTTCCCCGACGTGGGTTTCCGAATTACCCCGAGCCGCCGCGTTTCGTGTTTGGCGGGACGAGAGATCGTGCTCCACGGGATCTGGAGATGTATCATCACTACTGGCTGGTCTCCGATCGGACAAAGGCAGTTTTTGAGAGCGTCGATCTAGCCGGATTTGCCTTTGTGGCTTGCGACATCAGGCTGGCGAAGGGACAGTACGAGGGGCCGGGCTACTGGCTGTGCGATGTCGTTCGTGTCCTGGATGCGGTGGACGAATCGCAGTCACGCTTGCTCGTTGGCATTCGTGATGATCCGAATTACCGGGATTTCGACAAGAAATACTACAGCGTTGTGATCAAGGGCGGAGCCAGACTCGTCTTCAGGGACGAGGTGATAGCAAGCGCACACGTCTTCAGAATGGCTTACATGGAGGCTACCGTCATCTGCGATGACGTTCTCAAGAATGCCTGCAAGGAAGCCGGTCTTGCGGGCATCGGCTTCAGAGACGTATTGAAGCTTCCCATCTAG
- a CDS encoding DUF3606 domain-containing protein, with amino-acid sequence MATKAKKQTARGRKQDRARVAGGQKYEVSYEAKKTRRSASAVKKTVKKVGNSRKKIESRLGRAKKKS; translated from the coding sequence ATGGCTACCAAAGCAAAGAAGCAAACAGCTCGGGGACGTAAGCAGGATCGCGCGCGCGTTGCGGGCGGTCAGAAATACGAAGTCAGCTACGAGGCCAAGAAGACACGTCGCTCAGCCTCGGCCGTTAAAAAGACCGTGAAGAAGGTTGGCAACAGCCGGAAGAAGATCGAGAGCCGATTGGGCCGCGCAAAAAAGAAGAGTTAG
- a CDS encoding response regulator, whose product MTHLVLVVDDDPSVLGVVAGMLEELGCEVISAGSGSEALEQLRLHERISILITDINMPGMDGHELAELAKRRRPELKILQLSGRERRRDGYPMIRKPFDLDDLAQKMRQTTGVC is encoded by the coding sequence ATGACGCACCTGGTCCTTGTAGTAGATGACGACCCCAGCGTACTCGGGGTCGTCGCCGGAATGCTGGAAGAACTCGGATGCGAGGTCATCTCTGCCGGGAGTGGATCGGAAGCTCTCGAACAACTCCGGCTGCATGAGCGCATTTCTATTCTAATCACTGACATCAACATGCCCGGTATGGACGGCCACGAACTCGCCGAGTTGGCGAAGCGCCGACGACCTGAGCTGAAAATCCTGCAGCTATCCGGTCGTGAGCGTCGCCGTGACGGTTATCCAATGATCCGGAAGCCATTCGACCTCGACGATCTCGCGCAAAAGATGCGGCAAACCACCGGTGTTTGCTAG
- a CDS encoding DUF2147 domain-containing protein, translating into MSAILFAITTAPAQSASATGEWLVADKSARIAIHACGHRLRGTIAWERVHGLDDQNPDLSKRHRTTLGLPILIGMQSTGLDTWAGRIYNADNGKTYAAKVKLLSPTSLFVEGCVMGILCGGETWTKVREHAEDCPASPPTPPAPKQ; encoded by the coding sequence TTGTCTGCGATCCTGTTCGCCATAACAACTGCGCCGGCACAGTCTGCCTCGGCAACGGGCGAATGGCTGGTCGCCGACAAGAGTGCACGAATAGCGATCCATGCATGCGGTCATCGCCTTCGCGGGACCATTGCGTGGGAGCGCGTACACGGACTTGACGACCAGAATCCGGACCTGTCGAAGCGCCATCGTACGACATTGGGGTTGCCGATTCTGATCGGCATGCAATCGACCGGCCTAGATACGTGGGCCGGACGCATCTACAACGCGGACAATGGAAAGACGTACGCGGCCAAGGTGAAATTGCTGTCGCCGACAAGCCTGTTCGTCGAGGGGTGCGTCATGGGAATCCTGTGCGGGGGCGAGACCTGGACCAAGGTCAGGGAGCATGCCGAGGACTGTCCCGCATCCCCGCCGACGCCGCCTGCACCGAAGCAGTAA
- a CDS encoding PBSX family phage terminase large subunit, translating into MSILKIPTAKIFEPLLEPARYKGVYGGRGSGKSHFFGELLVETCQAERGTLAVCIREAQRTLAQSSKRLIEGKIASLGLGHGFKLFSDKIETPGDGLIIFRGLQDHTADSIKSLEGFRIAWIDEAQSLSARSLALLRPTIRAKDSELWASWNPRRKSDAIDDFLRARRPDGALVVKANWRDNPWFPEVLEEERLLDHKLYPERYDHIWEGDYARAFEGAYFAALLSEARVQGRIGKVAADPLLPLRAFIDIGGAGAAADAFTIWIVQWVGSEIRVLDYYESVGQVLAFHVNWLRSRGYDRAILHLPHDGIAANNITGKRCEDHLREAGFTVEPPVKNQGPGAAMMRIEALRRLGPQLWFNADTTEPGREALGFYHERKDETRNIGLGPEHDWSSHAADALGLMAICYEQPGSAAAFNRPIRYAEQGWV; encoded by the coding sequence TTGTCGATCCTGAAAATCCCAACCGCCAAGATCTTCGAGCCGCTGCTCGAGCCCGCGCGCTACAAGGGCGTCTACGGCGGGCGCGGCTCTGGTAAGTCGCACTTCTTCGGCGAACTCCTGGTCGAGACCTGCCAGGCCGAGCGCGGCACGCTCGCGGTCTGCATCCGCGAGGCGCAGCGTACGCTCGCGCAATCGTCCAAGCGGCTGATCGAAGGCAAGATCGCGAGCCTCGGTCTCGGCCACGGCTTCAAGCTGTTCAGCGACAAGATCGAGACGCCCGGCGACGGGCTGATCATCTTCCGGGGGCTGCAAGATCACACGGCCGACTCGATCAAGTCACTGGAGGGATTCCGCATCGCCTGGATCGACGAGGCGCAATCCTTGAGCGCACGCAGCCTCGCGCTCCTGCGACCGACGATCCGCGCCAAGGACTCCGAACTGTGGGCGAGCTGGAATCCGCGCCGCAAGAGCGACGCGATCGACGATTTTCTGCGCGCGCGCCGGCCGGACGGGGCGCTCGTCGTGAAGGCGAACTGGCGCGACAATCCCTGGTTTCCCGAGGTGCTGGAGGAGGAGCGGTTGCTCGATCATAAGCTCTATCCGGAGCGTTACGATCACATCTGGGAAGGCGACTATGCGCGCGCCTTCGAGGGCGCCTATTTCGCCGCGCTGCTGTCGGAGGCGCGTGTGCAGGGGCGGATCGGAAAAGTCGCCGCGGATCCGCTGCTGCCGCTGCGCGCCTTCATCGACATCGGCGGCGCGGGTGCTGCGGCGGATGCGTTCACGATCTGGATCGTGCAATGGGTCGGCAGCGAAATTCGCGTTCTGGACTACTACGAGAGCGTCGGCCAGGTGCTGGCGTTTCACGTCAACTGGCTGCGCTCGCGCGGCTATGACCGTGCCATTCTCCATCTGCCGCATGACGGCATCGCCGCCAACAACATCACCGGCAAGCGTTGTGAGGATCATCTGCGCGAGGCCGGATTCACGGTCGAACCTCCGGTGAAGAACCAGGGGCCGGGCGCGGCTATGATGCGGATCGAGGCGCTGCGGCGGCTCGGGCCTCAGCTCTGGTTCAACGCGGACACGACGGAGCCCGGCCGCGAGGCGCTCGGCTTCTATCACGAGCGCAAGGACGAGACGCGCAACATCGGCCTTGGTCCCGAGCACGACTGGTCGAGCCATGCCGCGGACGCGCTGGGATTGATGGCGATCTGCTACGAGCAGCCAGGCAGCGCGGCCGCGTTCAACCGGCCGATCCGCTATGCCGAGCAGGGATGGGTTTGA
- a CDS encoding portal protein — protein MPKMPVSEVKAMLASEKANALAAMSAARLAEERADAMDYYLGDMRKDMPAQDGRSRAVSTDVADTIEGLMPSLMDIFAGSDEVVRFEPVGPEDVAAAQQETDYVNHVFMQQNGGFMVLYSFVKDALLSKAGIVKVWWEEREEESRETYYDLTDDQFALLAQDVAESNGAMKIVAHTVHDMKDRRETSQTAS, from the coding sequence ATGCCAAAGATGCCAGTCTCCGAAGTGAAGGCGATGCTCGCCTCCGAGAAAGCCAACGCGCTGGCCGCGATGTCGGCGGCGCGGCTGGCCGAGGAGCGGGCCGACGCGATGGACTATTATCTCGGCGACATGCGCAAGGACATGCCGGCGCAGGACGGCCGCTCGCGCGCGGTGTCGACCGACGTCGCCGACACCATCGAAGGCCTGATGCCGTCGTTGATGGACATCTTCGCCGGCTCCGACGAGGTGGTGCGCTTCGAGCCGGTCGGTCCGGAGGACGTAGCGGCCGCGCAGCAGGAAACGGATTACGTCAACCACGTCTTCATGCAGCAGAACGGCGGCTTCATGGTGCTTTATTCCTTCGTCAAGGACGCGCTGCTGTCGAAGGCCGGGATCGTCAAGGTCTGGTGGGAGGAGCGGGAAGAGGAGAGCCGCGAGACCTACTACGATCTCACCGACGACCAGTTCGCGCTGCTCGCCCAGGATGTCGCGGAATCGAACGGCGCCATGAAGATCGTCGCTCATACGGTGCATGACATGAAAGATCGGAGAGAGACGTCGCAAACCGCGTCCTGA
- a CDS encoding portal protein: MPVPLLAPAPSAPMGSLVTHDVTIVTTRKRAQARVMGVPPEEFGIERGARSIRDCNYCFHEVVTKTEAQLIAEGFDAGQIRALLPHTGTTEIETLARDTVEEHLSATAGGGSANSAARLVRITEHYVRMDFEGSGRPCLYQVITGGDQAEILRKDGRDCITPYDEMPFAATTPVPVTHRFFGRSIADLVMPLQREKTALKRGALDNLYLHNNPRVEVAEQNAGPNTLDDLLVSRPGGVVRTKTAGGLNWQVVPDITTSIYPMLQYIDAELEIRTGLGKQTQGIDANALQNQSATAVAQVFSASQMRIKLIARIMAEGVRDIFALLHGTIRKHGQREETVRLRNAWVDVNPRNWKTRDDMTINVGLGAGGKAQQFAQTMAIANVQKELLAGGKVNLVGDRQLYNTAAELTRIMGHRNPDQFFNDPMAVNPQTGQLLHPPPAPPQPPPDPKLLALQARVQADQLAAAHRVQIEREKAQADAIHLQVKTQGEIELAKIKAALDAKMTVLETHLKAAIESGKVQRSYPPGARMAKDGHHYLPDPNRPGKHLLVVHHG, encoded by the coding sequence ATGCCCGTTCCCTTGCTAGCCCCGGCGCCGTCTGCGCCGATGGGGTCTCTCGTCACGCACGACGTCACGATCGTCACCACGCGCAAGCGCGCGCAGGCTCGGGTGATGGGCGTGCCGCCGGAAGAATTCGGTATCGAGCGCGGTGCGCGCAGCATCCGAGACTGCAACTACTGCTTCCACGAGGTCGTCACCAAGACCGAGGCGCAGTTGATCGCGGAAGGCTTTGATGCCGGCCAGATCAGGGCCTTGCTGCCGCACACCGGCACGACCGAGATCGAGACGCTGGCGCGCGACACGGTGGAGGAGCATCTGTCTGCGACCGCCGGCGGCGGCAGCGCCAATTCGGCGGCGCGGCTCGTGCGGATCACCGAGCACTATGTGCGGATGGATTTTGAGGGCTCGGGACGTCCGTGCCTTTACCAGGTGATCACCGGTGGCGACCAGGCCGAGATCCTGCGCAAGGACGGCAGGGACTGCATCACGCCTTACGACGAGATGCCGTTTGCGGCGACCACGCCGGTGCCGGTGACCCATCGTTTCTTCGGTCGCTCGATCGCCGATCTCGTCATGCCGTTGCAGCGCGAGAAGACAGCGCTGAAGCGCGGGGCGCTCGACAATCTCTATCTGCACAACAATCCGCGCGTCGAAGTCGCCGAACAGAATGCCGGGCCGAATACCCTGGACGATCTGCTGGTGTCGCGTCCGGGCGGCGTGGTCCGCACCAAGACGGCAGGCGGGCTGAACTGGCAGGTGGTGCCCGACATCACCACATCGATCTACCCGATGCTGCAGTATATCGACGCCGAACTCGAGATCCGCACCGGTCTCGGCAAGCAGACGCAGGGCATCGACGCCAATGCGTTGCAGAACCAGTCGGCGACCGCAGTGGCACAGGTGTTCTCGGCCTCGCAGATGCGCATCAAGCTGATCGCGCGCATCATGGCCGAAGGCGTCCGCGACATCTTCGCGTTGCTGCACGGCACGATCCGCAAGCATGGCCAGCGCGAGGAGACGGTGCGGCTGCGCAACGCCTGGGTCGACGTCAATCCGCGCAACTGGAAGACGCGAGACGACATGACCATCAATGTCGGCCTCGGCGCCGGCGGCAAGGCGCAGCAGTTCGCCCAGACCATGGCAATCGCCAATGTGCAGAAGGAGCTGCTCGCCGGCGGCAAGGTCAACCTCGTCGGCGACCGCCAGCTCTACAACACCGCGGCCGAGCTGACGCGGATCATGGGGCACCGCAACCCCGACCAGTTCTTCAACGATCCCATGGCCGTCAATCCCCAGACCGGGCAGCTCCTGCATCCGCCGCCGGCCCCGCCGCAGCCGCCGCCAGATCCGAAATTGCTGGCGCTCCAAGCGCGCGTTCAGGCCGACCAACTTGCCGCCGCGCACAGAGTGCAGATCGAACGTGAGAAGGCGCAGGCCGACGCGATCCATCTCCAGGTCAAGACGCAGGGGGAGATCGAACTCGCCAAGATCAAAGCCGCGCTCGACGCCAAGATGACGGTGCTCGAGACGCATCTGAAGGCGGCAATCGAATCGGGGAAAGTGCAGCGTTCGTATCCGCCGGGCGCGCGCATGGCGAAAGACGGCCACCACTATCTGCCGGACCCGAACCGCCCCGGAAAGCACCTGCTGGTCGTTCATCATGGCTGA
- a CDS encoding HYD1 signature containing ADP-ribosyltransferase family protein — protein sequence MADYSLVPVEHQPDFENVALVPVDHDPFSDSGRVQQAQFEQPQTLPQPAPQLQPQQNAARAGQSAVTAQAPGNVSVGVSGSTAGGNPKSGFNDPTTAPRSASGDSSPFAKGLLQGTVNAMVPGAYHSSLAQQQFRAGNYSAATLYGAEALVDAVLGAATLGASTRLGAGVRAVETVAPAATEGVRAGRTLYHYTDEAGLNAILNEQKLNPSLKALRPRDVRYGNGQYLTDIEPGATSAKELSKALVNNPHQVDKFSHYLEIDPAGLNVIEGRPGVHVIPNEVPLDLNNRILSHGKVPYR from the coding sequence ATGGCTGATTATTCTCTGGTGCCGGTCGAGCATCAGCCGGACTTTGAGAATGTCGCTCTCGTTCCAGTCGACCACGATCCATTCAGTGATAGCGGCAGAGTTCAGCAGGCGCAGTTTGAACAGCCACAGACTCTGCCTCAACCAGCGCCGCAACTCCAGCCGCAACAGAATGCCGCGCGAGCCGGTCAGTCCGCCGTCACTGCCCAGGCACCCGGCAACGTCTCCGTCGGAGTGAGCGGCAGCACTGCCGGCGGCAATCCAAAGAGTGGTTTCAACGACCCGACTACCGCACCCCGGTCTGCGAGTGGCGACAGTTCGCCATTTGCGAAGGGCTTATTGCAGGGCACGGTCAATGCTATGGTGCCTGGCGCCTACCATTCTAGTTTAGCCCAACAGCAGTTCCGAGCCGGGAATTATAGTGCTGCTACACTTTACGGGGCAGAGGCGCTCGTAGACGCCGTACTTGGAGCTGCCACTCTGGGCGCCAGTACGAGGTTGGGAGCGGGAGTACGCGCCGTCGAGACTGTCGCGCCCGCCGCGACGGAAGGTGTCCGAGCGGGCCGGACCCTCTATCACTACACCGATGAGGCAGGTCTAAATGCTATCCTGAACGAGCAAAAGCTTAATCCTTCTCTGAAGGCTTTAAGACCACGCGATGTCCGGTATGGAAACGGTCAGTACCTAACCGATATTGAACCGGGTGCTACGAGTGCAAAGGAACTTTCGAAAGCCCTCGTAAACAATCCCCACCAAGTGGATAAATTCAGTCACTACCTCGAAATTGACCCGGCCGGTCTGAACGTCATTGAAGGCCGGCCCGGTGTTCATGTTATCCCAAACGAGGTACCTCTGGATTTGAACAACAGAATTCTCAGCCATGGAAAGGTGCCTTACAGATGA
- a CDS encoding DUF6881 domain-containing protein, which produces MTYLKVKWIHAYPNQPVLIYSELDHDRWELRKVEIFPDGRMLYADPEVEFKETGLSMEPLPSFEKIAADPEFEPEVISKAEFERIWAKATA; this is translated from the coding sequence ATGACCTATCTTAAGGTAAAATGGATTCATGCGTATCCCAATCAACCAGTGCTTATCTACAGCGAGTTAGATCACGACCGTTGGGAGCTTCGTAAGGTCGAGATATTCCCCGACGGAAGGATGTTGTATGCTGATCCTGAAGTCGAATTCAAGGAGACGGGTCTGAGCATGGAGCCATTGCCGTCCTTTGAGAAGATCGCCGCCGATCCCGAATTCGAGCCGGAGGTCATATCAAAAGCGGAGTTCGAACGGATTTGGGCAAAGGCGACCGCGTAG
- a CDS encoding DUF5309 domain-containing protein yields MTLPTSTFVTYSAVGNREDLSDMIYRIDPVDTPFMSGVDKEKATAVNHEWQTQALAGANAGNAQLEGDDPNTDTTTPTVRLGNLCQISYKVARVSGTQQAVDHAGRDNELAYQEMLKGLELKRDLETILCGTNQAKVTGNTTTPRKTASVLSWIVSNTTMGTAGSPANPAAADGSGSRTDASSQIAFTEVRLKTVLSSIWTNGGKPGTIMTGAFNKQVFSTFTGRSTAVEESKSKKIVASVDAYESDFGKLKVVANRFQRPRDVLVLELDKWAVAYLNGRNMISIPLAKTGDSDRRQILAEYALVARNEKASGGVFDNTSS; encoded by the coding sequence ATGACTCTACCGACTTCCACCTTCGTTACCTACTCCGCGGTGGGTAACCGCGAAGACCTCAGCGATATGATCTATCGTATCGATCCCGTCGACACGCCGTTCATGAGCGGCGTCGACAAGGAGAAGGCGACTGCCGTCAACCACGAATGGCAGACGCAGGCCCTCGCCGGGGCGAATGCCGGCAACGCACAGCTCGAGGGTGACGATCCCAACACCGATACGACGACGCCGACCGTTCGTCTCGGCAATCTCTGCCAGATCTCCTACAAGGTCGCGCGGGTCTCGGGCACGCAGCAGGCGGTGGATCACGCCGGCCGCGACAACGAGCTGGCTTACCAGGAGATGCTGAAGGGTCTCGAGCTCAAGCGCGACCTCGAGACCATCCTGTGCGGCACCAACCAGGCCAAGGTGACGGGCAATACCACGACGCCGCGCAAGACCGCCTCCGTCCTGTCCTGGATCGTGTCGAACACGACCATGGGGACAGCGGGATCGCCGGCCAATCCGGCTGCGGCTGACGGTAGCGGCAGCCGAACCGACGCCTCGTCCCAAATCGCCTTCACTGAAGTGCGTCTGAAGACCGTGCTGTCCTCGATCTGGACCAATGGCGGCAAGCCCGGCACGATCATGACCGGCGCCTTCAACAAGCAGGTGTTTTCGACGTTCACCGGCCGCTCCACTGCGGTCGAGGAGTCGAAATCGAAGAAGATCGTTGCATCCGTCGATGCGTATGAATCCGACTTCGGCAAGCTCAAGGTGGTCGCCAACCGTTTCCAGCGCCCGCGCGATGTGCTGGTGCTCGAGCTCGACAAATGGGCCGTGGCCTATCTCAACGGCCGCAACATGATCTCGATCCCGCTGGCGAAAACCGGCGATTCCGACCGCCGGCAGATCCTGGCGGAATACGCGCTGGTTGCCCGCAACGAGAAGGCCTCCGGCGGCGTGTTCGACAACACCTCCTCCTGA
- a CDS encoding phage adaptor protein, translated as MTEITDYISLQTAVTEYLARDQDTTLIARIPTFVQLAEAKFNRQLFVRQMEQRATALVDPGSNEPEFISLPSDFQSMRRVRLSSLTGKPCLEFKSGTQMDEYRFATSDVAARPRYFTVFGNELELAPTPDAAYTIEMVYRQNIPALASNGSNWLLTMAPDVYLYAALLESAPYIKEDARIQTWGLGFTSALADLNNLGLTSTFNAGPMTVRVSGQVI; from the coding sequence ATGACCGAGATCACCGACTACATCTCACTGCAGACCGCGGTGACCGAATATCTCGCGCGCGACCAGGATACGACGCTGATCGCGCGGATCCCGACCTTCGTCCAGCTCGCGGAAGCCAAATTCAACCGCCAGCTTTTCGTGCGGCAGATGGAGCAGCGGGCGACTGCGCTCGTCGACCCCGGCTCGAACGAGCCGGAGTTCATTTCGCTGCCGTCTGATTTCCAGTCCATGCGCAGGGTTCGGCTGTCGAGTTTGACGGGAAAGCCTTGCCTCGAATTCAAATCGGGGACGCAGATGGACGAATACCGCTTCGCGACGTCCGATGTCGCCGCGCGGCCACGCTATTTCACCGTGTTCGGCAACGAACTCGAGCTCGCGCCGACCCCCGACGCGGCCTACACGATCGAGATGGTCTATCGGCAGAACATTCCGGCGCTTGCGTCGAACGGAAGCAATTGGCTGCTGACCATGGCGCCCGACGTCTATCTCTACGCAGCCCTGCTCGAGTCCGCGCCGTACATCAAGGAAGACGCGCGCATCCAGACCTGGGGGCTCGGATTCACGTCGGCGCTCGCTGATCTCAACAATCTCGGACTGACGTCGACATTCAATGCCGGGCCGATGACGGTGCGTGTTTCCGGACAAGTCATCTAG